One Qiania dongpingensis genomic window carries:
- a CDS encoding helix-turn-helix transcriptional regulator has protein sequence MKNRVRVLREARGFTQEQLGKLTGVSRQAINAVETGKFEPSIWLAYDIAQVFGYSIEEVFLFPESERKSRAEKSRRDIDGSTAAADAE, from the coding sequence ATGAAAAATAGAGTCAGAGTTCTTCGGGAAGCCAGGGGGTTTACTCAAGAACAGCTGGGAAAGCTGACAGGAGTCTCAAGACAGGCGATTAATGCGGTGGAGACGGGAAAATTTGAGCCGTCGATCTGGCTGGCCTATGATATCGCACAGGTATTTGGGTATTCCATTGAAGAAGTTTTTTTGTTCCCTGAGAGTGAAAGGAAATCCAGGGCGGAAAAAAGCAGGAGGGATATAGATGGCAGTACGGCAGCTGCGGATGCAGAATGA
- a CDS encoding peptide deformylase translates to MEACLSFPGAAGRTIRPQKVTIKAMNERGETIILAGEDEMAKCICHEIDHLNGEVFIDKALELGEGPIWGMRTGEKHIFKSCR, encoded by the coding sequence ATGGAAGCCTGTCTCAGTTTTCCGGGAGCGGCGGGAAGGACCATACGGCCGCAGAAGGTCACCATAAAGGCCATGAATGAAAGAGGAGAAACCATCATCCTGGCAGGAGAAGATGAAATGGCGAAATGTATTTGCCATGAGATCGATCATCTGAACGGCGAGGTATTTATTGATAAAGCGTTGGAATTGGGGGAGGGACCCATATGGGGCATGAGGACAGGGGAAAAGCACATTTTCAAAAGCTGCCGGTGA
- the glgB gene encoding 1,4-alpha-glucan branching protein GlgB — MGNTTGFITETDCYLFGEGTHYNIYEKLGAHPTTRSGKKGVYFAVWAPHAVSVAVSGEFNGWAPDEHIMNPIGSSGIYELFTVSAKPGDLYKYVITTQTGELLYKADPYAFQAELRPGTASRICGCTDYKWTDSRWMEKRKNSLPTLGPLSIYEIHLGSWKRRGENFLSYRELARELAEYIKDMGYTHVEIMGLLEYPFDGSWGYQVTGYYAPTSRYGTPVDFKYFIDYLHKKGIGVILDWVPAHFPKDAHGLANFDGAPLYEYSDPRKGEHPDWGTKVFDYSKHEVSNFLIANALYWIENFHVDGLRVDAVASMLYLDYGKQNGQWVPNIHGGHENLEAIEFFKHLNSIMKRRNPGSMIIAEESTAWPQVTEPPEYGGLGFTFKWNMGWMHDFLEYMKLDPYFRKDNHSKMTFGMTYACSENFILVLSHDEVVHLKCSMLNKMPGELPDKFSNLKAGYTFMIGHPGKKLLFMGQEFGQLREWSEDRELDWFLLNEPLHQELKNYFRDLLHLYKKYSAFYGEDYDWNGFEWINCNDAERSIFSFIRKSPSGRNNILVICNFTPVARPEYRVGVPKKGKFTLLLDNEHGLLGKEQQAVYTSQKKPCDDRDYSFAYPLPAYGAAIFKF, encoded by the coding sequence ATGGGGAACACAACGGGGTTTATCACAGAGACCGACTGTTATCTGTTCGGAGAAGGCACTCATTATAATATCTACGAAAAACTCGGAGCACATCCGACAACCCGCAGCGGCAAAAAAGGCGTCTATTTTGCGGTGTGGGCCCCGCATGCCGTTTCTGTGGCCGTGTCAGGGGAATTTAACGGATGGGCCCCCGACGAGCATATCATGAATCCCATAGGCTCATCCGGAATCTATGAGCTTTTTACCGTTTCGGCAAAACCGGGAGATCTTTACAAATATGTCATTACCACACAAACAGGAGAGCTTCTCTACAAGGCCGATCCCTACGCTTTTCAAGCAGAGCTTCGTCCCGGTACAGCCTCCCGGATCTGCGGCTGCACAGATTATAAATGGACCGACAGCCGCTGGATGGAAAAGCGGAAAAACAGCCTTCCAACTCTTGGGCCTCTTTCCATTTACGAGATTCATCTTGGCTCCTGGAAAAGGCGCGGTGAAAACTTTCTTTCTTACAGAGAGCTGGCCCGGGAGCTGGCTGAATACATAAAGGATATGGGGTACACCCATGTGGAGATCATGGGACTTTTAGAATATCCCTTCGACGGCTCCTGGGGATATCAGGTGACCGGCTATTATGCACCTACTTCTCGCTACGGGACACCGGTAGACTTTAAATACTTCATCGACTATCTGCACAAAAAAGGCATTGGCGTCATTCTGGACTGGGTGCCGGCCCATTTTCCAAAAGATGCCCATGGATTGGCAAACTTTGACGGCGCTCCACTTTATGAATATTCCGATCCCAGAAAAGGGGAGCATCCTGATTGGGGCACGAAGGTCTTCGATTACAGCAAGCATGAAGTATCCAACTTTTTGATTGCAAACGCTCTTTATTGGATAGAAAATTTTCATGTAGACGGACTGCGCGTGGACGCGGTCGCCTCAATGCTTTATCTGGATTACGGTAAGCAAAACGGGCAGTGGGTCCCGAATATCCACGGCGGACACGAAAATCTGGAAGCCATTGAATTCTTTAAGCATTTGAACAGCATCATGAAACGCCGGAATCCAGGCAGCATGATCATAGCGGAAGAATCCACGGCATGGCCTCAGGTGACGGAGCCGCCGGAATACGGTGGTCTTGGCTTCACGTTTAAATGGAATATGGGATGGATGCATGATTTTCTGGAATACATGAAGCTGGACCCCTATTTCCGAAAGGACAACCACAGCAAAATGACCTTCGGCATGACCTACGCATGCAGTGAAAATTTCATCCTGGTGCTCTCCCATGACGAGGTGGTACATTTAAAATGCTCCATGCTGAATAAAATGCCTGGTGAGCTTCCGGATAAATTTTCCAACCTAAAGGCCGGGTATACATTTATGATAGGACATCCGGGAAAGAAGCTTCTTTTCATGGGTCAGGAGTTCGGACAGCTCAGAGAATGGAGCGAGGACAGGGAGCTCGACTGGTTCTTGCTGAACGAACCGCTCCACCAGGAGCTCAAGAACTATTTCCGTGACCTGCTCCATCTGTATAAAAAATATTCTGCGTTTTATGGAGAGGACTACGACTGGAACGGGTTTGAATGGATCAACTGCAATGACGCGGAACGGAGTATTTTCAGTTTTATTCGAAAAAGCCCTTCCGGACGGAACAACATATTGGTCATCTGCAATTTTACCCCGGTGGCAAGGCCGGAATATCGGGTCGGCGTACCGAAAAAGGGGAAGTTCACGCTATTGCTTGACAATGAACACGGTCTGCTCGGGAAAGAACAGCAAGCGGTTTATACTTCACAAAAAAAACCTTGCGACGACAGAGATTATTCCTTTGCATATCCACTGCCGGCTTATGGGGCAGCCATATTCAAATTCTAG
- a CDS encoding manganese catalase family protein, translating into MWNYEKRLQFPVKITKTCPKSAQLIISQFGGPDGELAASMRYLSQRYTMPCKKTAGLLTDIGTEELAHMEMICAIIYQLTKDMKPEDAKTAGFDAYYIDHTSGLWPQAAGGIPFNACEFQSKGDAITDLFEDLAAEQKARTTYDNILRIIDDPEIREPIKFLRAREVVHFQRFGEALEQIKDSLDSNNYYYFNPEFDKQMMQARK; encoded by the coding sequence ATGTGGAATTATGAAAAACGTCTTCAGTTTCCAGTTAAGATCACGAAAACCTGCCCCAAATCCGCTCAGCTGATCATCAGTCAGTTCGGAGGACCGGATGGAGAGCTGGCAGCCTCTATGAGATATCTTTCCCAAAGATATACGATGCCATGCAAAAAGACGGCGGGACTTTTGACGGATATCGGTACAGAAGAGCTGGCGCATATGGAAATGATATGTGCGATCATCTACCAGCTGACGAAGGATATGAAGCCGGAAGATGCAAAGACAGCCGGGTTTGACGCGTATTATATCGATCATACCTCCGGACTTTGGCCGCAGGCGGCGGGAGGCATCCCTTTTAACGCCTGTGAGTTTCAGTCAAAAGGCGACGCCATCACAGACCTTTTTGAAGACCTGGCGGCGGAACAGAAAGCCAGGACAACGTATGACAATATCCTGAGGATCATCGACGATCCAGAGATCAGGGAACCCATTAAATTTCTCAGGGCAAGGGAGGTCGTCCACTTCCAGCGTTTCGGAGAGGCATTGGAGCAGATCAAAGACAGTCTCGATTCAAATAACTATTACTATTTTAATCCGGAATTCGATAAGCAGATGATGCAGGCGAGGAAGTAA
- a CDS encoding HAD-IC family P-type ATPase yields MGHEDRGKAHFQKLPVIYSEPDRGLTDVQVKERKRAGLQNLPVEAPSKTAGQIIAGNVFTFFNLIFAVLAVCLILVRRYKQMLFLIAVVVNAVIGIIQQLRSKRVVDQLSLLSASRFHVIRDGKEKELASDELVRDDVVIFKAGCQIPADAVVLDGEVRVSEALITGEADAVYKQKKSALKSGSFVLSGKCRARLSHVGEDSYVSRLTMEAKKKGFGKKSEMMDSLDRILHVIAVLLVPLGLLLFWKQHWIMALDIPRSAVAVIAALVGMIPEGLYLLTSVALALSVMRLGKNRTVVHEMSCIETLARVDVLCVDKTGTITEPSMRVHQVVYLDEEHYSQAYVTEMLNAFYTQMEADNETAMAMRRYYGKQIPWEISGKIPFQSSSKWSAVTFRGKGTFVVGAPEVLLRGNFPELSKRIGRHSRRGERIILAGEYRGQLEEGRPLTGTFRPAAYIVIANNIRENAAETFRFFREQGVAVKVISGDNPETVSKVAQRAAIPGAENYIDARTLETEESIEKAAERYTVFGRVTPEQKRSLIKALKKAGHTVAMTGDGVNDVLALKDADCGVAMASGSDAACHAAHLVLLDSDFASMPKVVAEGRRVINNIERAASLFLVKNIFSFFVTIVLLFAPLPYPLTPIQLTMISGFTIGIPSFFLALEPNEGLIRGKFIYNVLAKAFPGGLTNVCAVLTVSVACKIMGYPVEVMNTMAGITVGFVGILVLAQVCCPFDGKRFAIWASMAAAMVLNVVLLGKLYSLVLLTFSQLLILLVIMGASYPFLMLMSRLVPMVITRWNGRRQKYPRTL; encoded by the coding sequence ATGGGGCATGAGGACAGGGGAAAAGCACATTTTCAAAAGCTGCCGGTGATATATTCGGAGCCGGACAGAGGACTGACTGACGTACAAGTAAAGGAAAGGAAACGGGCAGGCCTGCAAAACCTGCCGGTGGAAGCACCCTCTAAAACTGCCGGGCAGATCATAGCGGGAAATGTGTTTACATTTTTTAATTTAATATTCGCGGTTCTGGCAGTCTGCTTGATTCTGGTGAGGCGATATAAGCAGATGCTGTTTTTAATTGCGGTCGTGGTCAATGCGGTGATCGGCATCATCCAGCAGCTGCGTTCCAAACGTGTGGTGGACCAGCTCTCGCTTCTTTCTGCCTCCAGATTCCATGTGATCAGGGACGGGAAGGAAAAGGAGCTCGCATCCGATGAATTGGTGCGGGATGATGTGGTGATATTCAAGGCCGGCTGCCAGATACCGGCAGACGCGGTGGTACTGGACGGGGAAGTCAGGGTCAGTGAAGCGCTGATAACCGGGGAAGCAGACGCCGTTTATAAGCAGAAGAAATCGGCGCTTAAATCCGGCAGCTTTGTCCTCTCCGGAAAGTGCCGGGCCAGGCTGAGCCATGTGGGTGAGGATTCCTATGTTTCCCGGCTGACGATGGAAGCAAAGAAGAAAGGATTCGGCAAAAAATCGGAAATGATGGACTCCCTTGACCGGATTCTTCATGTCATTGCCGTACTCTTAGTTCCCCTTGGCCTTTTGTTGTTTTGGAAACAGCACTGGATCATGGCGCTGGATATTCCGCGGTCTGCGGTTGCGGTGATAGCGGCATTGGTGGGTATGATACCGGAAGGGCTATATCTGCTGACCAGCGTAGCTCTGGCGCTCAGTGTGATGCGTCTCGGGAAGAACCGAACTGTGGTACATGAGATGAGCTGTATAGAGACGCTTGCCAGGGTGGACGTGCTGTGTGTGGATAAAACCGGTACTATCACAGAACCTTCCATGAGGGTACATCAGGTGGTTTATTTGGATGAGGAACATTACAGCCAGGCGTATGTTACGGAGATGCTGAACGCTTTTTATACACAGATGGAAGCCGACAATGAGACAGCCATGGCCATGCGCCGGTATTATGGGAAGCAGATACCGTGGGAGATTTCCGGTAAAATTCCATTTCAGTCCTCGTCGAAATGGAGCGCCGTCACGTTTCGGGGAAAAGGCACCTTTGTGGTAGGAGCCCCAGAGGTTTTGCTGAGAGGGAATTTTCCCGAACTCTCAAAACGTATCGGACGACATTCCCGCCGGGGAGAACGGATTATTCTTGCGGGAGAGTATCGCGGGCAATTAGAGGAAGGCCGGCCGCTGACCGGTACATTCCGGCCGGCGGCGTATATTGTTATTGCCAATAATATCCGGGAAAACGCGGCGGAGACCTTTCGTTTTTTTCGGGAACAGGGAGTTGCTGTCAAGGTGATTTCCGGAGACAATCCGGAGACAGTCTCTAAAGTCGCACAGAGGGCGGCGATACCGGGTGCAGAAAATTATATTGATGCCAGAACGCTGGAGACAGAAGAATCCATAGAAAAAGCAGCAGAACGTTATACGGTATTCGGCCGGGTGACACCCGAGCAGAAACGCTCTCTTATCAAAGCGCTGAAGAAGGCCGGGCATACAGTGGCGATGACCGGGGACGGAGTAAATGATGTGCTCGCCCTGAAGGATGCGGACTGCGGCGTGGCCATGGCTTCCGGCAGCGATGCGGCTTGTCACGCGGCCCATCTGGTTCTGTTGGACTCGGATTTTGCGTCTATGCCGAAAGTGGTGGCAGAAGGAAGAAGGGTAATCAACAACATCGAGCGGGCGGCCTCCTTGTTTTTGGTGAAAAATATTTTTTCTTTTTTTGTTACTATCGTCCTTTTGTTTGCTCCGCTCCCCTATCCTCTGACGCCGATACAGCTGACTATGATCAGCGGGTTCACGATTGGGATTCCATCCTTCTTTCTGGCTTTGGAGCCGAACGAAGGGCTGATAAGGGGAAAATTTATATATAATGTGCTGGCGAAGGCATTTCCCGGCGGCCTTACCAATGTGTGCGCAGTGCTTACAGTCTCCGTCGCATGTAAGATTATGGGATATCCGGTGGAGGTCATGAATACCATGGCGGGCATAACTGTGGGGTTCGTGGGTATTTTAGTGCTGGCGCAGGTCTGCTGTCCCTTTGACGGAAAGCGATTTGCTATATGGGCATCTATGGCTGCCGCCATGGTCCTGAATGTGGTTTTGCTTGGAAAGCTGTATTCCCTGGTCCTTTTAACGTTTTCCCAGCTTTTGATTCTGCTGGTGATCATGGGAGCATCTTATCCGTTTCTGATGTTGATGTCCCGTCTTGTTCCTATGGTGATTACGAGATGGAACGGAAGGCGGCAAAAATACCCCCGGACCTTGTGA
- a CDS encoding MarR family winged helix-turn-helix transcriptional regulator — translation MDSYDTFNHILVKLFNDIMDIEQKAIITDTFKDITNNDMHVIEAIGIGAPKNMSSIAKQLRVTTGTLTISMNSLVKKGYVKRERSEQDRRVVYIMLTAKGKLAYRHHEEFHKKMTEALVRDMDPEESRLLVRAMTNLKEFFEEYKEKI, via the coding sequence ATGGACAGTTATGATACATTTAATCATATATTGGTAAAGCTGTTCAATGATATCATGGATATTGAGCAGAAGGCGATTATTACGGATACGTTTAAAGATATTACCAACAACGATATGCACGTAATTGAAGCGATTGGCATCGGCGCGCCTAAAAACATGTCATCCATCGCCAAGCAGCTTCGTGTGACAACCGGTACGCTTACGATTTCCATGAACAGCCTGGTGAAAAAGGGGTATGTGAAAAGAGAGAGAAGTGAACAGGACCGCCGGGTGGTATACATTATGCTGACGGCTAAAGGAAAGCTGGCATACCGCCATCACGAGGAATTTCATAAGAAAATGACGGAAGCCCTTGTGCGGGACATGGATCCGGAGGAGAGCAGGCTTCTTGTTCGGGCAATGACCAATCTGAAGGAATTTTTCGAAGAATATAAAGAGAAGATATGA